A section of the Sedimentisphaera cyanobacteriorum genome encodes:
- a CDS encoding sugar-binding domain-containing protein — protein MRLKTFSILTTLLLTSSVLASSIDLSGKWQFKLDPQDEGREQNWFNQSFEGKIHLPGSIQEQGYGEQISLDTDFVWRKSVNFENYPKWPDDPMYEAYSEPGNIVIPYFLNPDRHYMGLAWFKREVDIPESWADKEIFLNLERVHWRSHVWIDSEKLGQFDSLAASHKYNCTKQLSPGRHQITIAVDNRMLYPIGKNSHSITNHTQTPWNGIIGSIELSAKPELRISDLQVYPNVEDKSAKVKLKVSGIEESEYGKLKISASSFNTGKKHKTGQHSFPVNAGSINPEITVSFPMGEEVLLWDEFSPSLYRMKLSLKFESRREITDTVVFGMRKIETEGSSFLVNGRKTFLRGTLECCIFPKTGYPSMDIEYWNKIMAQCKSYGLNHIRFHSWCPPEAAFKAADRAGIYLQPECNIWAGIKRRDSDIAAYIKAEWERILKEYGNHASFTFYGVGNEGWMKAEIMEELMEESKRKDSRRLYTGYANGFNSDNTDYYIGKSVSTGGWQELEELRRFRIRYQCGWPPLPGSSFFTSRKPDTNLDYSTIASLYPKPLIQHETVQRCSYPDVDDIDKFTGSLTPGYLIIARDQLKQSGMLELNDDFVQASGKWQVKQFKEEIEAGLRTKDFGGFQLLDIHDFLGQGTALVGILDGFWDSKGYVSGKEFRKFCSPVVPLLRMEKRVFTTGEKFDAKLEAANFSPNPISSTRLKWEINNESGDMVKSGECQEVDLPVGNGHWAGRVRLDLSSLKAPAKYNICVRIPEAEASNNWDFWVYPENPQIPEAEDFKITNRLDSDNLDYLLEGGKLLLLAKKDYIKGDVKPCFPSIYWNCPWTDGGESDTMGMLCRPEHPVFNDFPTDMHTNWQWWELMNDCEPMILSGLPQDFLPTIQMIDDWHRNRKLGLLFEAQIGKGSVLVCCMDINSELEQRPVARQLKRSIFNYMQSENFAPEKKLSAEQLKTVFNHN, from the coding sequence ATGCGTTTAAAGACTTTTTCAATTCTAACAACCCTGTTGCTAACTTCTTCAGTTTTAGCATCTTCTATCGACTTAAGCGGGAAGTGGCAGTTCAAATTAGACCCTCAGGATGAAGGCCGAGAACAAAATTGGTTTAATCAAAGCTTTGAAGGGAAAATCCATCTGCCCGGCTCTATTCAGGAGCAGGGTTACGGCGAGCAGATCAGTTTAGACACCGATTTCGTCTGGCGCAAATCTGTAAATTTCGAGAATTACCCCAAATGGCCGGACGATCCGATGTATGAGGCATATTCCGAGCCGGGGAATATTGTGATCCCGTATTTCCTCAATCCAGACCGCCATTACATGGGGCTGGCTTGGTTCAAAAGAGAGGTTGATATCCCCGAGAGCTGGGCAGATAAAGAGATTTTCCTCAATCTCGAAAGGGTACACTGGCGCTCTCATGTATGGATTGATTCTGAGAAGCTCGGCCAGTTCGACAGCCTTGCAGCGAGCCATAAGTACAACTGCACAAAGCAATTGAGCCCAGGAAGGCATCAGATTACTATAGCAGTTGATAACAGGATGCTCTACCCAATAGGCAAAAACTCCCATTCAATCACAAATCACACCCAAACCCCCTGGAACGGGATTATCGGGTCTATTGAGCTTTCTGCCAAGCCGGAGCTGAGGATAAGCGACTTGCAGGTTTATCCGAATGTTGAAGACAAATCCGCCAAGGTTAAGCTTAAAGTCTCAGGCATTGAGGAATCCGAGTATGGCAAACTGAAAATCAGCGCATCATCTTTCAATACAGGAAAAAAACATAAGACAGGCCAGCATTCATTCCCTGTAAACGCAGGCAGTATAAATCCGGAGATTACCGTAAGCTTCCCGATGGGTGAAGAGGTTTTGCTCTGGGATGAATTCAGCCCGAGTCTTTACAGAATGAAATTGAGCCTCAAATTTGAAAGCCGTCGAGAAATAACCGATACAGTTGTTTTCGGGATGAGAAAAATCGAGACAGAGGGAAGCAGTTTCCTCGTTAACGGGAGAAAGACCTTCCTTCGAGGAACTCTTGAATGCTGCATCTTCCCGAAAACAGGGTATCCGTCTATGGATATTGAGTACTGGAATAAGATTATGGCTCAATGCAAAAGCTACGGCCTCAATCATATAAGATTTCATTCTTGGTGCCCTCCTGAAGCAGCTTTCAAGGCGGCAGACCGTGCGGGGATATACCTCCAGCCCGAATGCAATATCTGGGCAGGGATAAAAAGAAGAGATTCAGACATAGCAGCTTATATCAAAGCCGAATGGGAAAGGATCCTCAAGGAATACGGCAATCACGCCTCATTCACTTTTTACGGGGTTGGCAATGAGGGCTGGATGAAGGCAGAGATAATGGAAGAGCTGATGGAGGAGTCTAAGCGTAAAGACAGCAGACGGCTATATACCGGTTATGCCAACGGATTCAACTCAGATAATACTGATTACTATATAGGCAAATCGGTAAGCACAGGCGGATGGCAAGAACTTGAAGAACTGCGGCGATTCCGAATCAGATACCAGTGCGGCTGGCCTCCGCTTCCCGGGTCGAGCTTTTTCACCTCAAGAAAACCCGATACCAATCTGGACTACAGCACTATCGCCTCGCTCTATCCCAAACCGCTTATTCAGCATGAAACTGTCCAGAGGTGCAGCTATCCTGATGTGGATGACATCGATAAATTCACCGGCAGCCTTACGCCGGGCTATTTGATTATCGCTCGAGACCAGCTCAAACAGAGCGGTATGCTTGAGCTGAATGATGATTTTGTTCAAGCCTCAGGAAAGTGGCAGGTTAAGCAGTTTAAGGAAGAGATCGAAGCAGGCCTTAGAACTAAAGATTTCGGGGGCTTCCAGCTTCTGGATATTCACGATTTCCTCGGCCAGGGCACGGCGTTAGTGGGCATTCTCGACGGTTTCTGGGATTCCAAAGGCTATGTCAGCGGAAAAGAATTCCGAAAATTCTGCTCGCCGGTTGTTCCGCTTCTGAGAATGGAAAAGCGGGTGTTCACAACGGGAGAAAAATTTGATGCAAAGCTTGAGGCTGCAAACTTCAGCCCTAACCCAATATCCAGCACCCGGCTTAAATGGGAAATAAATAATGAATCGGGCGATATGGTCAAAAGCGGAGAGTGTCAGGAGGTTGACCTGCCGGTTGGCAATGGCCACTGGGCTGGGAGAGTAAGGCTTGATCTTTCCAGCCTGAAAGCCCCCGCAAAATACAATATCTGCGTTAGAATACCTGAAGCTGAGGCAAGCAATAACTGGGATTTCTGGGTTTATCCTGAAAACCCGCAAATCCCCGAAGCGGAAGATTTCAAAATAACGAACAGGCTTGATTCGGATAATTTGGACTATCTGCTTGAAGGCGGAAAACTGCTTCTGCTTGCGAAGAAAGATTATATCAAGGGCGATGTGAAACCGTGCTTCCCGAGCATATACTGGAACTGCCCTTGGACAGACGGCGGGGAATCAGACACAATGGGAATGCTCTGCAGACCGGAACATCCTGTCTTTAATGATTTTCCCACAGACATGCATACAAACTGGCAGTGGTGGGAATTGATGAATGACTGCGAGCCGATGATTCTCAGCGGCCTTCCTCAAGATTTCCTCCCGACAATCCAGATGATAGACGACTGGCACAGAAACAGAAAGCTCGGGCTGCTGTTTGAGGCTCAAATAGGAAAAGGCAGTGTGCTGGTATGCTGCATGGATATAAACTCCGAACTTGAGCAAAGGCCTGTGGCAAGGCAGCTGAAGAGAAGCATCTTCAACTATATGCAGAGCGAAAATTTTGCTCCGGAGAAAAAGCTATCTGCTGAACAGCTGAAGACAGTTTTTAATCATAATTGA